A window of the Lactuca sativa cultivar Salinas chromosome 7, Lsat_Salinas_v11, whole genome shotgun sequence genome harbors these coding sequences:
- the LOC111890503 gene encoding costunolide synthase, producing MEPLTIVSLAVASFLLFAFWALSPKTSKNLPPGPPKLPIIGNIHQLKSPTPHRVLRNLAKKYGPIMHLQLGQVSTVVVSTPRLAREIMKTNDISFADRPTTTTSQIFFYKAQDIGWAPYGEYWRQMKKICTLELLSAKKVRSFSSIREEELRRISKVLESKAGTPVNFTEMTVEMVNNVICKATLGDSCKDQATLIEVLYDVLKTLSAFNLASYYPGLQFLNVILGKKAKWLKMQKQLDDILEDVLKEHRSKGRNKSDQEDLVDVLLRVKDTGGLDFTVTDEHVKAVVLDMLTAGTDTSSATLEWAMTELMRNPHMMKRAQEEVRSVVKGDTITETDLQSLHYLKLIVKETLRLHAPTPLLVPRECRQACNVDGYDIPAKTKILVNAWACGTDPDSWKDAESFIPERFENCPINYMGADFEFIPFGAGRRICPGLTFGLSMVEYPLANFLYHFDWKLPNGLKPHELDITEITGISTSLKHQLKIVPILKS from the exons ATGGAACCTCTCACCATCGTCTCCCTCGCTGTGGCTTCATTCCTTCTCTTTGCTTTTTGGGCATTATCACCGAAGACCTCCAAGAACTTGCCACCAGGTCCACCAAAACTACCCATCATCGGAAACATACACCAACTCAAAAGCCCAACTCCTCATCGAGTTCTTAGAAACTTAGCCAAGAAATATGGCCCCATCATGCATCTACAGCTCGGACAAGTCTCTACAGTCGTCGTGTCTACACCTCGACTTGCTCGAGAGATCATGAAAACCAACGATATCAGCTTTGCTGACAGACCCACCACCACAACCTCCCAAATCTTCTTCTATAAAGCTCAAGACATTGGGTGGGCTCCTTATGGCGAATACTGGAGGCAGATGAAGAAGATTTGCACCTTGGAGCTTCTTAGTGCCAAAAAAGTTCGATCTTTTAGCTCTATTCGAGAAGAGGAGCTTAGACGTATCAGTAAGGTTCTTGAATCGAAAGCCGGAACACCCGTCAACTTCACGGAAATGACTGTGGAGATGGTGAATAATGTCATCTGCAAGGCTACGTTAGGAGATTCCTGCAAAGACCAGGCTACTTTGATCGAGGTTTTGTATGATGTGTTGAAAACTTTGAGTGCTTTCAATCTAGCATCGTATTATCCTGGTCTACAGTTTCTTAATGTGATCTTGGGGAAGAAAGCCAAGTGGTTGAAGATGCAGAAACAGCTTGATGACATCTTGGAAGATGTATTAAAGGAACACAGATCTAAAGGAAGAAACAAGAGCGATCAGGAAGATCTTGTTGATGTTCTTTTGAGAGTCAAAGACACCGGTGGACTGGATTTCACAGTCACAGACGAACATGTCAAAGCCGTTGTTCTG GATATGTTAACTGCTGGAACAGATACATCTTCAGCAACACTTGAATGGGCGATGACTGAGCTCATGAGGAACCCTCACATGATGAAGAGAGCACAAGAAGAAGTGAGATCGGTGGTGAAAGGAGACACAATCACCGAAACGGATTTACAAAGCTTGCATTACCTGAAACTAATAGTAAAGGAAACACTGAGGTTACATGCTCCTACACCTTTATTAGTACCCAGAGAATGCCGACAAGCTTGCAACGTCGATGGATATGATATTCCGGCAAAGACTAAGATCCTTGTAAACGCCTGGGCTTGTGGAACAGACCCTGACAGTTGGAAAGATGCAGAAAGCTTCATCCCGGAGAGATTTGAGAACTGTCCGATCAATTACATGGGTGCAGATTTCGAGTTCATTCCGTTTGGTGCTGGCCGGAGAATTTGCCCCGGACTTACATTTGGGTTGAGTATGGTTGAATACCCACTTGCTAATTTCTTGTATCATTTTGATTGGAAACTTCCAAATGGATTGAAACCCCATGAGCTTGACATCACGGAAATCACAGGGATTTCTACATCGCTCAAACATCAGTTGAAAATCGTCCCGATCCTCAAGTCCTAG